The region CGCCGCCGCGACCGATCACGCTGCCGCTGAAGATCGGATGATTGGCGATGATGTCGTAACCGATGCCCGGATGTACCGTCAGCGGCACGCCGTGCTTGTAAGCACTGCCGAGAATCGAGGCTCGCTTGTGCGGATGCTTCACGTCGATGCGGCCGGCCGGGAGTTGCTGCGTGAGCATCGCTTGCAGCAGATCGGCCCGCGCTGCAGTGAGTGGATGAGCGGGTTCGTTATGAATCAGTTCGCGGAGCTCATTCACCGACGGCAGGGTCACGCCGTCTTCATGAATCAACCTGCCGAGGGCACGGCCGTAGCCGAGGCCATCGAGCGCGCCGGCCATGAGAGCGACGTGAATGTTGAGGGCCGTTTCGTGCCACGTACCGAACTTGCCGCCAGCGACGCCCATCTCAACGCTTTCGGTCGACGCGCCGAACCAGGCATATTCCCAGTCGTGAATCGTCCCCGCGCCGTTAGTGGCGAGATGCGTGAGGTAGCCTTGCCCCATCAGCTCATCGAGCAGCAGAGCAGCGCCATTGCGGAGCAAGTGAGCGCCATAGACCAGCATCACACTGCGGCCGTTGTCGCGAGCTGCTCGGACTTTTTTGGCGCACTCCTGAATAACGGCAGCTTGGGCTGGATCACGCAGCGGTCGAGGCGGCGCGGCGGGCGCGATGAGAATATCCTCAACGCGCGTCAGGCTTTGCCTTTCGGCGAGGGGATAAACCTGGAGCTTGGCGAGATCGAGAGGTGCGACAGGTGTGCGTTTCATCGGCGATAGCCTACTGTGGCTTTTCGCCGCATGAAAGTAGCTGAATTCGCCAGAATTCAGCTGGTGACGTCTGTTTGCCTGGTTTGAATTCAGCTACTTGGACTTACTGCGTGATTTTGGTCAGCGTGAGGGCGTCACGGCTCTTTTGAGCGCGGATTTGGCCCGGCAAATCAAAGGTTTGATTCGGTGCTTCAGAAACGAGTGCCGCGGCTAGCGATTGCCATTCGCCGAGCCCCATTTGCTGCAGCGGCCAACGTTGCTCCTTCCAGACGAGGATCAGCATTTCGCGCACGAGATGCAGAGGCTGATCGCGGAGCAAAGAAGCGTCGATGGCGATGCCATTCGGACTATTGCGAACGGCTTGCTGCATGAGTTCTTCGGCCCGCTGTTCGATCACCTGCTGAGCATCGCCGGCGAGTTGGCCGAGGCGGAGGAGGGCTTCGCGGACGTTGGAGTTGTACTGCGCGGCGAGTTGCGGCAGCAGGGCGTGGCGAATGCGGTTGCGGGTGAAGCTCGGATCCTCGTTGCTTTCGTCCAAACGAAACGTTTGCTGCCGGGCGGCGAGATACTCGACGACATCGGCCCGACTGAAGTCGAGCAACGGTCGAATGAGAGT is a window of Anatilimnocola floriformis DNA encoding:
- the tilS gene encoding tRNA lysidine(34) synthetase TilS → MDFLARLKIAWPVEAWRDVSVVVAVSGGADSVSLACAMSELREQAAPGKLIVAHFNHRLRAAGEDDARFVQELARQLGLPCEIGVTDQPLEQSGGDGVEAAARTARYAFLLKTAEKSGARYVATAHTADDQAETVLHRVIRGTGLAGLAGIPRVRLLSPAVTLIRPLLDFSRADVVEYLAARQQTFRLDESNEDPSFTRNRIRHALLPQLAAQYNSNVREALLRLGQLAGDAQQVIEQRAEELMQQAVRNSPNGIAIDASLLRDQPLHLVREMLILVWKEQRWPLQQMGLGEWQSLAAALVSEAPNQTFDLPGQIRAQKSRDALTLTKITQ